A genomic window from Rhodococcus sp. KBS0724 includes:
- a CDS encoding MinD/ParA family protein, which yields MNRTDVEHLPQTGEPAWVAEAAPVVAAPVAPSEPRVWPQESWAAPPPVSNQMSQQQVTNQDLVAEALLKRPRRTPRGGWRRGVHRATGGYVNLGESTSDQRQRALVERIEQPIRNDYRIALLSLKGGVGKTTVTVGLGSTFASLRGDCVVAVDANPDFGTLGQRVPLQTRSTVRDLIAARPDIKSYSDVRAHTSQAPSRLEVLASEQDPAISEAFSEDDYRQVIDILQVYYNIILTDCGTGIMHSAMSGVLDLANSLVLVSSPAVDGARSAAATLDWLQLHGYGHLVERTVVVISAARPGSSVIDMDALTDYFMRRCRAVTVVPFDEHLAEGSVMDLELLRPATKRAFMELAAMVADDFADAAGRHAVAEWR from the coding sequence GTGAATCGCACTGACGTCGAACACCTGCCACAGACCGGGGAACCGGCGTGGGTTGCCGAGGCTGCTCCGGTCGTGGCCGCGCCCGTCGCGCCGTCCGAGCCGCGAGTGTGGCCGCAGGAATCCTGGGCGGCCCCGCCTCCGGTGTCGAATCAGATGAGTCAACAGCAGGTTACCAATCAGGATTTGGTTGCTGAAGCTTTACTGAAGCGGCCGAGGCGAACACCTCGCGGTGGGTGGCGACGTGGAGTTCACCGCGCGACCGGCGGATACGTCAACCTGGGGGAGTCCACCTCGGACCAGCGTCAGCGAGCGCTGGTCGAGCGAATTGAACAACCGATACGGAACGACTACCGAATTGCGCTCCTTTCCCTCAAAGGTGGCGTCGGAAAGACGACCGTCACAGTGGGTCTTGGATCGACCTTTGCTTCTCTTCGCGGAGATTGTGTTGTTGCCGTCGACGCCAATCCGGATTTCGGAACGTTGGGACAGCGCGTTCCGCTCCAAACCCGTTCGACGGTGCGCGATCTGATTGCAGCGAGGCCGGATATCAAGAGTTATTCGGACGTCCGCGCTCACACCTCCCAGGCGCCCAGTCGGCTCGAAGTTCTCGCGAGTGAGCAGGATCCGGCGATCTCCGAGGCGTTCAGTGAGGACGACTACCGCCAGGTCATCGACATTCTGCAGGTGTACTACAACATCATCCTCACCGATTGCGGCACCGGCATCATGCATTCGGCCATGTCAGGCGTACTCGATCTTGCCAACTCGTTGGTGCTGGTCAGCTCACCCGCAGTAGACGGCGCACGCAGTGCCGCCGCCACTTTGGACTGGCTGCAATTACACGGATACGGGCATTTGGTCGAACGAACCGTAGTTGTCATCAGCGCCGCGCGGCCCGGTTCGAGCGTCATCGACATGGATGCGCTCACCGACTACTTCATGCGGCGGTGCCGAGCCGTGACGGTGGTGCCCTTCGACGAGCACCTCGCCGAGGGGTCGGTCATGGACCTGGAACTGCTCCGGCCTGCAACCAAGCGAGCCTTCATGGAACTGGCCGCGATGGTGGCGGATGATTTTGCCGATGCGGCGGGCCGTCACGCTGTGGCTGAGTGGCGCTAG
- a CDS encoding siderophore-interacting protein has translation MAKPTTTLTVLRTQKLTPHMVRVFLGGPGFDNFTPSEFSDSYVKIEFETPEGQALRTYTIRSYNSSTREIAIDFVVHGDIGIAGPWAASVEVGAKITIRGPGGAFAPAESADWHLYAGDETAIPAISASVERLSGDAIGYVVIEVGSADDEIAINAPNGVSVKWVHRGVSSDAVPDEAAGDNSPIVKAVRNLEWLPGTPQVFIHGEAQAVMHNLRAYVRKERGVPARSASISGYWRRGRTEEGFRVWKSELAASES, from the coding sequence GTGGCCAAGCCGACGACAACCCTGACGGTTTTGCGAACTCAGAAACTGACCCCACACATGGTCCGCGTGTTCCTGGGAGGTCCAGGATTCGACAACTTCACACCGAGTGAGTTCAGTGATTCGTATGTGAAGATCGAATTCGAGACACCGGAAGGTCAGGCGCTTCGGACCTATACCATCCGAAGTTACAACAGTAGTACTCGCGAGATCGCGATTGATTTTGTGGTTCACGGTGACATCGGGATAGCTGGACCGTGGGCCGCATCAGTGGAAGTGGGTGCGAAGATAACAATCCGCGGACCCGGCGGCGCCTTCGCGCCGGCAGAATCGGCGGATTGGCACCTCTATGCAGGCGATGAAACCGCCATTCCGGCGATATCCGCATCTGTCGAGAGACTTTCGGGTGACGCAATCGGGTATGTAGTCATCGAAGTTGGCAGTGCCGACGACGAGATTGCTATCAATGCGCCGAATGGTGTTTCTGTGAAGTGGGTTCACCGAGGTGTGTCCTCGGACGCTGTTCCCGATGAAGCCGCGGGCGACAATTCGCCGATTGTGAAAGCGGTGAGAAACCTCGAATGGTTGCCGGGAACTCCGCAGGTGTTCATTCACGGCGAAGCGCAGGCTGTTATGCATAATCTGCGCGCTTACGTCCGAAAGGAACGTGGTGTGCCGGCACGTTCCGCGTCGATCTCGGGCTACTGGCGGCGTGGACGCACGGAAGAGGGATTCCGGGTGTGGAAGTCGGAACTGGCGGCGTCTGAGAGCTAG
- a CDS encoding YifB family Mg chelatase-like AAA ATPase: protein MALGRAHSVAVSGVDGQIVEIEADIGRGLPGVQLVGLPDTALHESRDRIRAAVTNSGEEWPDSKVILALSPATLPKVGSVYDLALSLAVLDAAKKLPRKELRETIFLGELALDGRLRSVRGVLPAVLAAKRAGWGTVVVPRQTMAEAGLVKGIEVLGAGDLASVLSWLRGEIFLPVPEPFERAVEVGVRDLSEVVGQADARWAIEVAAAGAHHLMLTGPPGIGKTMLASRLPGILPPLTESEALEVTAIHSVAGVLTAEHPLIDMPPFIAPHHSSSVSALVGGGSGMARPGAVSRAHRGVLFLDECAEIGVKVLEALRTPLEDGEVRIARRDGVARYPARFQLILAANPCPCAPPRDADCVCAPAARRRYLGKLSGPLLDRVDIRVRMQAVATGALIDEVGESTESVRTRVSAARDAAAERWSDYGWRTNAEVPGPALRQKFRLSRDALAPVERALRKGVITARGADRALRVAWTVSDLAGESMPGPDQVATALDFRDRGFQ, encoded by the coding sequence ATGGCGTTGGGGCGGGCGCATTCGGTGGCTGTCAGTGGTGTCGACGGTCAGATTGTGGAGATCGAGGCGGATATCGGGCGTGGTTTGCCGGGGGTGCAGTTGGTGGGGTTGCCGGATACGGCGTTGCACGAGTCGCGGGATCGGATCAGGGCGGCGGTGACGAATTCGGGGGAGGAGTGGCCGGACAGCAAGGTGATTTTGGCATTGTCGCCGGCGACGTTGCCGAAGGTGGGTAGTGTCTACGATCTTGCTCTGTCGCTGGCTGTGCTGGATGCGGCAAAGAAGTTGCCGCGCAAGGAATTGCGCGAGACGATCTTCTTGGGGGAATTGGCGTTGGACGGCCGGTTGCGCTCGGTGCGGGGCGTGTTGCCTGCGGTCTTGGCGGCGAAGCGTGCTGGTTGGGGGACGGTGGTGGTTCCGCGTCAGACGATGGCCGAGGCGGGTTTGGTGAAGGGGATCGAGGTGCTCGGTGCCGGTGATCTGGCGTCGGTGCTCTCGTGGTTGCGGGGTGAGATTTTCCTGCCTGTTCCGGAGCCTTTCGAGCGGGCGGTGGAGGTGGGTGTGCGTGATCTCAGTGAGGTGGTGGGGCAGGCGGATGCGCGGTGGGCTATCGAAGTCGCTGCGGCTGGTGCGCATCATTTGATGTTGACGGGTCCGCCGGGAATCGGGAAGACGATGTTGGCTTCGCGGCTTCCGGGGATATTGCCGCCGTTGACGGAGTCGGAGGCTTTGGAGGTGACGGCGATTCATTCGGTGGCGGGTGTGTTGACGGCGGAGCATCCGTTGATCGATATGCCGCCGTTCATTGCGCCGCATCACAGTTCGTCGGTGAGTGCGTTGGTTGGTGGTGGTAGTGGGATGGCGCGGCCGGGTGCGGTGAGTCGGGCGCACCGCGGCGTGCTGTTTCTCGACGAGTGCGCGGAGATCGGCGTCAAAGTGCTCGAAGCCTTGCGAACACCGTTGGAAGACGGCGAAGTTCGGATAGCACGACGGGACGGAGTCGCTCGCTATCCAGCGCGTTTCCAGTTGATCTTGGCTGCAAATCCGTGTCCCTGTGCGCCGCCGCGCGACGCGGACTGCGTGTGTGCGCCCGCGGCGAGGCGTCGGTATCTGGGCAAACTGTCGGGACCGCTACTCGATCGAGTCGATATTCGGGTGCGGATGCAGGCCGTCGCAACGGGTGCGTTGATCGACGAAGTAGGCGAGAGCACCGAAAGCGTCCGAACCCGAGTATCCGCGGCCCGTGATGCCGCGGCGGAACGCTGGAGTGACTACGGCTGGCGTACCAACGCCGAAGTTCCGGGCCCGGCGCTGCGACAGAAGTTCCGACTCTCTCGCGACGCTCTGGCACCCGTCGAGCGTGCACTCCGCAAGGGCGTGATCACTGCGCGAGGCGCGGATCGGGCGTTGCGTGTTGCCTGGACAGTTTCCGATTTGGCCGGTGAATCAATGCCGGGACCCGATCAGGTTGCAACCGCACTCGATTTCCGAGACAGGGGATTTCAGTGA
- the dprA gene encoding DNA-processing protein DprA yields the protein MNTHDPRQLAWAYLSAVAQGPSVHLAALVEHLGVEETARAVKSRDLPPSLEEKTRARAHIDTAQRDLDLMAAMGGRLVTPDSPEWPSWRLLALGDLDSAAGEVPPFVLWVLGSRDLTELTERSVAIVGTRASTAYGEHVTAEIAGDLAVDGWTVTSGAAFGIDGAAHRAAMGVGGTTVAVLACGVDRAYPSGHARLLRQIVSSGAVVSEYPPGTTPAKFRFLARNRLVAALSDGVVVVEAGWRSGARNTANWARKLGRPVMAVPGPVTSSSSAGCHRMIREGEAYLVANAVDVVEVSGPFGVLNSEQDAAAVRDIDSLAGNSRLVYEALPGSGSRSTNELSQASGLLISQVRATLPLLELEGFIDSDGSGWFRTK from the coding sequence GTGAATACACATGATCCGCGACAACTCGCCTGGGCGTACCTGTCCGCAGTGGCACAAGGGCCGAGCGTTCATTTAGCCGCGTTGGTCGAGCACCTCGGAGTTGAGGAGACGGCACGCGCCGTGAAATCCAGGGACCTGCCGCCGTCGTTGGAAGAGAAGACCCGGGCTCGGGCGCATATCGACACGGCGCAACGAGATCTGGACCTGATGGCGGCAATGGGAGGCAGGTTGGTCACTCCGGATTCCCCGGAATGGCCGTCGTGGCGACTACTCGCGTTGGGCGATCTCGACTCAGCAGCAGGTGAAGTCCCACCATTTGTTCTGTGGGTCTTGGGTTCTCGTGATCTGACGGAACTGACGGAGAGGTCTGTCGCGATTGTCGGTACGAGGGCGTCGACGGCCTACGGTGAGCACGTGACCGCTGAGATAGCCGGCGACCTGGCGGTGGACGGGTGGACGGTGACGTCGGGCGCAGCTTTTGGCATTGACGGCGCCGCGCATCGAGCGGCAATGGGAGTGGGCGGAACCACGGTTGCGGTGTTGGCGTGCGGAGTGGACCGCGCCTACCCGTCCGGTCATGCTCGATTGCTGCGTCAGATCGTGAGTTCCGGAGCGGTGGTGAGCGAATACCCGCCGGGGACCACACCGGCCAAGTTCAGATTCCTTGCCCGGAATCGGCTGGTTGCTGCTTTGTCCGACGGAGTTGTCGTGGTCGAAGCGGGATGGCGAAGTGGCGCGAGGAATACAGCGAACTGGGCACGGAAATTGGGTCGCCCGGTAATGGCGGTGCCCGGACCAGTCACATCGTCGTCGTCTGCCGGCTGTCACAGAATGATTCGTGAGGGAGAGGCATATCTTGTGGCGAACGCGGTCGACGTCGTAGAAGTTTCCGGACCGTTCGGTGTCCTGAATTCAGAGCAAGACGCCGCTGCGGTTCGCGACATCGACTCGTTGGCGGGTAATTCTCGGCTCGTGTACGAGGCATTACCCGGAAGCGGTTCACGAAGTACAAATGAGTTGTCCCAGGCATCTGGGCTGCTGATTTCCCAAGTGCGTGCAACACTTCCGCTGCTCGAGTTGGAGGGTTTTATCGACTCTGACGGCAGCGGATGGTTTCGTACGAAATAG
- a CDS encoding RtcB family protein, which yields MEKITERLWNWASILDEKTREQALRTSRMPFVRPHLALMPDAHLGAGATVGSVIPTEGAIMPAAVGVDIGCGMIAVKTQYNAQDLTGRDLSVLRHSIERSVPLSAGVYNKTLTATAQTRIAELESMAGDRLPFYDKFKNNWRFQLGTLGSGNHFIEVTLDENDGVWLFLHSGSRGVGNKIAQHHIKVAQELCARWHIDLPDRDLAYLVEKTPEFDCYITDLNWAQHFALLNREEMMDRVVKDFAHFMGDNGPAVVEELERINCHHNFTQKEFHMGRGVWLSRKGAIKADVGVPGLIPGSMGTASYVVVGKGNVPSFKSSPHGAGRVYARNKARRTFTIDDLDKAMVGIEYKRSKAFLDEIPGAYKDIDVVMDDAKDLVEIRHTLRQIVNVKGD from the coding sequence ATGGAGAAGATCACCGAAAGGCTGTGGAACTGGGCATCGATACTCGACGAGAAAACTCGCGAGCAAGCGCTGCGCACGTCTCGGATGCCTTTTGTCCGTCCACATCTGGCATTGATGCCTGATGCGCACCTCGGTGCGGGAGCGACGGTGGGTTCGGTCATCCCGACGGAAGGTGCGATCATGCCCGCCGCCGTCGGAGTGGATATCGGCTGCGGAATGATCGCGGTCAAGACCCAGTACAACGCTCAGGACCTCACCGGTCGCGATCTGAGCGTACTTCGCCACAGCATCGAACGATCTGTCCCCCTGTCGGCCGGCGTCTACAACAAGACACTGACCGCAACCGCGCAGACCCGTATCGCAGAGCTCGAATCGATGGCCGGCGATCGGCTGCCCTTCTACGACAAGTTCAAGAACAACTGGCGTTTCCAACTGGGAACACTGGGGTCGGGCAATCACTTCATCGAGGTCACCCTTGATGAGAATGACGGTGTGTGGCTGTTCCTGCACTCGGGTAGCCGCGGCGTCGGCAACAAGATCGCACAGCACCACATCAAGGTCGCCCAGGAACTGTGCGCCCGTTGGCACATCGACCTCCCGGATCGGGATCTCGCCTACCTGGTCGAGAAGACACCCGAATTCGACTGCTACATAACCGATCTCAATTGGGCGCAGCATTTTGCGCTGTTGAATCGGGAGGAAATGATGGATCGAGTCGTGAAAGACTTCGCGCACTTCATGGGCGACAACGGCCCGGCTGTCGTCGAAGAACTCGAGAGGATCAACTGCCACCACAACTTCACCCAGAAGGAATTCCATATGGGTCGCGGTGTGTGGTTGAGCAGGAAGGGCGCGATCAAGGCTGACGTGGGCGTGCCCGGACTCATCCCAGGGTCCATGGGGACTGCCAGCTACGTCGTGGTCGGCAAGGGCAACGTGCCGTCGTTCAAGTCGAGCCCGCACGGCGCCGGTCGTGTGTACGCCAGGAACAAGGCAAGGCGAACATTCACGATCGACGACCTGGACAAAGCGATGGTCGGTATCGAGTACAAGCGCTCGAAGGCATTCCTCGACGAGATCCCGGGTGCATACAAGGACATCGATGTCGTGATGGACGACGCCAAGGACTTGGTCGAAATCCGTCACACACTGCGTCAGATCGTCAACGTGAAGGGCGACTGA
- a CDS encoding YraN family protein, whose protein sequence is MAGNMALGARGEDVAAEFLVGAGLEIVERNWRCRYGELDVIATVDDRIVFVEVKTRSGVGYGSPAEAVTFAKRRRIRVLALQWLGDSGRSWSKVRFDVVAVLIRRDQAPVVEHFVDAF, encoded by the coding sequence ATGGCGGGGAATATGGCGTTGGGGGCGCGGGGCGAGGATGTGGCCGCGGAGTTCCTGGTCGGTGCGGGTTTGGAAATTGTCGAGCGGAATTGGCGGTGTCGGTACGGCGAGCTGGATGTTATTGCGACGGTTGATGATCGGATTGTTTTTGTCGAGGTGAAGACTCGTAGTGGGGTGGGGTACGGGTCGCCGGCGGAGGCGGTGACGTTTGCGAAGCGGCGTCGGATTCGGGTGTTGGCGTTGCAGTGGCTCGGTGATTCGGGTCGGTCGTGGTCGAAGGTGCGTTTTGATGTGGTGGCGGTGTTGATTCGCCGTGATCAGGCTCCGGTGGTCGAGCATTTTGTGGATGCGTTCTGA
- a CDS encoding tyrosine recombinase XerC, whose protein sequence is MNMSDELQRALSIHLDAYEDHLRLGRGRSEHTIRAYVGDARSLLEHLAAQSTGTDLEALDLRVLRSWLAQQSAAGTARTTVARRASSARGFTAWLARTARIDVDPGVRLAAPPARRTLPVVLRQNQAIEAMEAAESGAQQHDPVALRDRLIVELLYSTGIRVGELCGLDIESVDANRRLLRVLGKGNKERSVPYGLPAESAIEQWLGVGRPLLVSEKSGNALLLGKRGGRLDQRQARSVVHETVSAVPGAPDLSPHGLRHSAATHLLEGGADLRVVQELLGHASLATTQLYTHVSVERLRAVHDQAHPRA, encoded by the coding sequence ATGAACATGAGTGACGAACTGCAGCGAGCGTTGTCGATCCATCTCGACGCGTATGAGGATCACCTGCGCCTGGGGCGTGGGCGGTCGGAGCACACTATCCGTGCGTACGTCGGCGATGCCCGCTCGCTGTTGGAACACCTTGCTGCGCAGTCGACTGGAACCGATCTGGAGGCTCTGGACCTTCGGGTGCTTCGTTCGTGGTTGGCGCAGCAGTCCGCGGCCGGCACAGCGCGGACAACGGTGGCCCGCCGCGCGTCGTCGGCCCGCGGATTCACCGCGTGGCTTGCGCGGACCGCGCGCATCGACGTTGATCCTGGAGTGCGACTCGCGGCGCCGCCTGCCAGGCGAACGTTGCCGGTCGTTTTGCGTCAGAATCAGGCGATCGAGGCCATGGAAGCGGCGGAAAGTGGAGCGCAACAACATGATCCGGTAGCTCTACGCGACCGGCTCATCGTGGAATTGTTGTACTCCACCGGAATTCGAGTTGGAGAACTATGTGGCCTCGACATCGAATCGGTGGATGCCAACCGTCGATTGTTGCGGGTACTCGGTAAGGGAAACAAAGAGCGATCGGTGCCATACGGCCTGCCGGCTGAATCGGCCATCGAACAATGGCTCGGGGTCGGCAGGCCACTGTTGGTATCGGAGAAATCGGGCAATGCGCTGCTGCTGGGAAAGCGCGGTGGGCGGCTCGATCAACGACAGGCGCGGTCGGTGGTGCACGAGACCGTCTCAGCAGTCCCTGGCGCGCCTGATCTGTCGCCGCACGGTTTGCGGCATTCGGCAGCGACACATTTGCTGGAAGGTGGAGCGGACCTACGCGTCGTACAAGAGTTGCTGGGGCATGCAAGTCTGGCGACTACTCAGTTGTACACCCACGTCTCGGTGGAGCGTCTGCGCGCAGTCCACGATCAGGCGCATCCGCGAGCCTGA
- a CDS encoding alpha/beta hydrolase family protein, producing MLSLLLLGGIFGPTVASAAPERAASPVRSVPWGGYEELWVPSSMGNIKVQVQWAARGGNAALYLLDGLRARNDSNAWSFETNALDQYRNDNITLVMPVGGESSFYTDWYAPSNFNAQPITYRWETFLTRELPDFLAGYGVSPTNNAIVGLSMGGSAALNLAGHHRDQFKFAGSLSGYINISAPGMREAIRVAMYDAGRYNVDSMWGPPWSSGWIRNDPFVNAELLRGLPMYISASNGIPGPYDNPSTPVEYLNTASGMGLELLALVHARSFELRLQSMGIPATFSFPAWGIHSWANWSAELWMARGQILDVMNAW from the coding sequence ATGTTGTCGCTACTACTTCTCGGTGGGATCTTCGGCCCCACGGTGGCGTCCGCTGCTCCCGAGCGCGCCGCGTCACCGGTTCGTTCGGTGCCCTGGGGTGGGTACGAGGAGTTGTGGGTGCCGTCATCGATGGGAAACATCAAGGTTCAGGTGCAGTGGGCGGCACGGGGCGGCAATGCCGCCCTCTATCTGCTCGACGGTCTTCGTGCTCGCAACGACAGCAATGCGTGGAGTTTCGAGACGAATGCGCTCGATCAGTATCGCAACGACAACATCACTTTGGTGATGCCGGTGGGCGGTGAGTCCAGTTTCTACACGGACTGGTACGCGCCGTCGAATTTCAATGCTCAGCCGATCACCTACAGGTGGGAAACATTTCTCACGCGAGAACTTCCTGATTTCCTTGCCGGGTACGGTGTTTCGCCGACAAACAATGCAATAGTCGGGCTGTCGATGGGTGGCAGCGCAGCGTTGAACCTGGCAGGGCACCATCGAGATCAGTTCAAGTTCGCGGGCTCGCTGTCCGGGTACATCAACATTTCCGCGCCGGGGATGCGTGAAGCGATTCGCGTAGCGATGTACGACGCCGGACGGTACAACGTCGACTCGATGTGGGGGCCGCCGTGGTCATCTGGCTGGATTCGCAATGACCCGTTTGTCAACGCCGAATTGCTTCGTGGACTGCCGATGTATATTTCGGCGTCGAACGGCATTCCCGGCCCGTACGACAATCCTTCGACGCCGGTCGAGTATCTCAACACCGCGTCGGGAATGGGACTCGAATTGCTCGCTCTGGTGCATGCGCGTTCATTCGAGTTGCGTCTGCAATCGATGGGAATTCCGGCGACGTTCAGCTTTCCGGCGTGGGGTATCCATTCGTGGGCGAATTGGTCGGCTGAACTCTGGATGGCCCGCGGTCAGATCCTCGATGTGATGAATGCGTGGTGA
- a CDS encoding M23 family metallopeptidase → MPLLNSLRRTILVLCGVTAMTIGAAPALADAADRFDWPLIPRPRVERAFDNPEKNWLPGHRGVDLAGTSGQAVLAAGPGVVVFAGHVAGKPVVSIDHIGGLRTTYEPVTAVVSAGDRVGLGTVIGTLDPGHEGCTVAACLHWGLRRDRTYLDPLGLIHDQPLRLKPLEH, encoded by the coding sequence ATGCCTCTACTGAATTCCTTGCGCCGGACAATCCTGGTGTTGTGCGGAGTTACGGCCATGACGATCGGTGCCGCACCTGCACTCGCCGACGCTGCAGACCGATTCGATTGGCCGCTCATCCCCCGGCCACGAGTGGAACGGGCCTTCGACAACCCCGAAAAGAACTGGTTGCCGGGCCATCGCGGCGTCGACCTGGCCGGCACGAGCGGACAGGCCGTCCTTGCCGCCGGACCCGGGGTTGTGGTGTTTGCCGGACACGTTGCCGGTAAACCGGTGGTGTCGATCGACCACATCGGCGGATTGCGAACCACTTACGAACCCGTCACCGCAGTGGTGTCGGCGGGCGACCGCGTTGGTCTCGGGACGGTGATCGGCACTCTCGATCCCGGACACGAAGGCTGCACTGTTGCCGCTTGCCTCCATTGGGGACTACGACGCGATCGCACCTACCTCGACCCACTTGGCCTCATCCATGATCAGCCGCTGAGACTCAAACCGCTGGAACACTAG
- a CDS encoding Lsr2 family protein has product MAEKLIRQLIDDLDGKPIDDGFGDRIEFSYQGTDYVIDLRATNAEKFDAAVKPFVDAAAKVSARRGKKAQLPSTQATSGSGRSKETLQAIRDWAAKNGYEVAPRGRIKAEIIDAFDAAH; this is encoded by the coding sequence ATGGCTGAGAAGCTGATTCGGCAACTCATTGACGACCTTGATGGTAAGCCGATCGACGACGGTTTCGGTGATCGAATTGAGTTCTCGTACCAGGGAACCGATTATGTGATCGACCTTCGTGCGACCAATGCAGAGAAGTTCGACGCAGCGGTCAAGCCGTTCGTTGACGCTGCAGCAAAGGTGTCTGCACGTCGCGGCAAGAAGGCGCAGCTCCCATCTACGCAGGCTACGTCGGGTTCTGGGCGCTCCAAGGAGACCCTGCAGGCTATTCGTGACTGGGCAGCAAAGAACGGTTACGAGGTCGCACCGCGCGGCCGTATCAAGGCAGAGATTATCGACGCATTCGATGCTGCTCACTAG
- a CDS encoding multidrug effflux MFS transporter: protein MLCILALISAIAPLSTDMYLPGLPIMAESLDTSAASVQLTLTTFMAGLGIGQLIIGPISDGIGRRRLLLGAAAITTLASAACALAPNIEFLIGARLIQGLSGGAAIVLARACIADRARGNGAAKLFSIMMIIGGVAPVIAPLLGGVLLGPVGWRGIFWVLTAAGVVMVAGVLTLVPETLPPERRHGGGLKALVANVGYVTGNRRYLGYALAFIFGFGALFSYISASPFVVQNVLGLTPSQFSMVFAVNAVGMVVAATITARLLGRLSARTLLIFGVGLLTVSGAALFCAAALFDSTNPAALLIPLFVSISSIGFIMGNATALAQGEVTAAAGTGSALMGAGQFGLAAAVSPIVGIAGPDTAVPMAIAIPTFGLLAALALALFARKADATD from the coding sequence ATGCTATGCATTCTTGCCCTGATTTCTGCAATCGCGCCACTGTCGACCGACATGTACCTGCCGGGCCTGCCCATCATGGCCGAGTCACTCGATACATCCGCAGCCAGTGTTCAATTGACACTGACAACATTCATGGCGGGACTGGGAATCGGCCAGTTGATCATCGGACCGATCTCAGACGGAATCGGGCGGCGACGCCTCCTGCTCGGCGCCGCGGCGATCACCACGCTGGCAAGTGCTGCGTGTGCTCTTGCACCCAATATCGAATTCCTGATCGGCGCCCGGCTGATCCAGGGCCTGAGCGGCGGGGCTGCGATCGTGCTCGCACGCGCGTGCATCGCCGATCGCGCTCGCGGCAACGGAGCGGCAAAGCTGTTCAGCATCATGATGATCATCGGCGGCGTCGCTCCAGTTATTGCCCCGCTGCTCGGTGGAGTGCTCCTCGGCCCGGTTGGCTGGCGAGGCATCTTCTGGGTGTTGACGGCTGCGGGAGTAGTCATGGTTGCCGGCGTACTCACCCTGGTACCGGAAACTTTGCCACCCGAGCGTCGACACGGCGGCGGATTGAAAGCGCTTGTCGCGAACGTGGGCTATGTCACCGGAAATCGTCGCTATCTCGGCTACGCTCTGGCCTTCATATTCGGGTTCGGCGCCCTCTTCTCCTACATTTCCGCGTCGCCGTTTGTCGTGCAGAACGTCTTGGGGTTGACGCCATCACAGTTTTCGATGGTGTTTGCTGTCAACGCGGTGGGAATGGTTGTGGCGGCAACAATCACGGCGCGCCTGCTCGGCCGCCTGAGTGCTCGTACCCTGTTGATCTTCGGAGTTGGTCTACTAACCGTCTCCGGAGCTGCATTGTTCTGTGCTGCAGCTCTTTTCGACTCAACCAATCCGGCCGCGCTGCTCATTCCGCTGTTCGTTTCGATATCAAGCATCGGATTTATCATGGGCAACGCAACTGCGCTCGCCCAAGGCGAGGTCACTGCGGCAGCCGGTACCGGCTCCGCACTGATGGGTGCGGGCCAGTTCGGATTGGCGGCAGCCGTATCGCCGATAGTCGGCATTGCGGGCCCGGATACCGCCGTACCGATGGCCATCGCAATACCGACGTTCGGATTACTCGCGGCCCTCGCATTGGCGCTGTTCGCCCGCAAGGCCGACGCGACGGACTAG
- a CDS encoding DUF2469 domain-containing protein: MSAEDLEKYETEMELSLYREYRDIVGQFSYVVETERRFYLANTVELLPHNSDGEIYFELRMSDAWVWDMYRPARFVKYVRVVTFKDVNIEELDKPDLRLPD, translated from the coding sequence ATGAGTGCCGAGGATCTCGAGAAGTACGAAACCGAGATGGAGCTGTCGCTCTACCGCGAATACCGGGACATCGTCGGACAGTTCTCCTACGTCGTGGAGACCGAACGACGATTTTATCTCGCCAACACGGTCGAGTTGCTGCCCCATAATTCGGATGGCGAGATCTACTTCGAACTGCGGATGTCCGACGCGTGGGTGTGGGACATGTACCGCCCGGCGCGATTCGTGAAATACGTCCGCGTTGTGACGTTCAAGGATGTCAACATCGAAGAACTGGACAAGCCGGATCTGCGCCTGCCCGACTGA